A part of Bacillus rossius redtenbacheri isolate Brsri chromosome 1, Brsri_v3, whole genome shotgun sequence genomic DNA contains:
- the LOC134528410 gene encoding protein TsetseEP-like, with translation LWLLDADPGADPDPEADPDPEADPDPEADPDPEADPDPEADPDPEADPDPEADPDPEADPEPEADPDPEADPEPEADPDPDPELEDALPYLQPAWYG, from the coding sequence TTGTGGTTGCTGGACGCTGATCCAGGGGCAGATCCGGATCCAGAGGCAGATCCTGATCCAGAGGCAGATCCCGATCCAGAGGCAGATCCTGATCCAGAGGCAGATCCTGATCCAGAGGCAGATCCGGATCCAGAGGCAGATCCTGATCCAGAGGCAGATCCTGATCCAGAGGCAGATCCTGAGCCAGAGGCAGACCCCGATCCAGAGGCAGATCCTGAACCAGAGGCAGATCCGGATCCTGATCCAGAGCTAGAAGATGCACTGCCGTACTTGCAGCCTGCGTGGTACGGGTAG